CTGCATCAGGCTGGCATGGGTGCCGGTATCTAGCCAGGCGGTACCCCGGTGCATTTTGCGCACGGCTAGCTCGCCCTGCTCCAGGTAGATGCGGTTGATGTCGGTTATCTCCAGTTCGCCGCGCGCACTCGGCTTCAGGTTTGCGGCATAGTCCTTCACGCGGTTGTCGTAGAAATACAGCCCCGGCACAGCATAGTTGCTCTTGGGCTGCAGGGGCTTTTCCTCTATGCTGATGGCGGTACCCGCCGCATCAAACTCCACTACGCCGTAGCGTTCGGGGTCGTGTACGTGGTAGGCAAACACAATTCCGCCCCTTGGCTGCCGGCAGCTTTCCAGCAGGCTGTGCATGCCCTGGCCGTAGAAGATGTTGTCGCCCAGAATCAAACACACATCTGAGTCACCAATAAAATTGGCCCCAATGGTAAAGGCCTGGGCCAGCCCCTTGGGTTCGGGCTGTGCTGCATAGCTGAGCCGCATTCCCAGGTGGCTGCCATCCCCCAGCAATTTTTCAAAACTGGGCAAATCCTGTGGGGTACTGATGATTAGCACCTCCCTGATCCCTGCCAGCATCAGGGTGCTCAGCGGGTAGTAGATCATGGGCTTGTCGTACACGGGCATCAGCTGCTTGCTCATTACCAGCGTAAGGGGGTGCAGGCGCGTGCCACTGCCGCCTGCCAGAATGATTCCTTTTGTCATGGAGGGTGTTAGAGTTTTGTGTAGGATTATATTAAGGAGGGCAAAGTTAGAAATTGTGAATCAAGACGCCGAGGGGGGGGTTGGGTCAGGTTCGTCATGGATGCGTGTCATGGATGGCCTTGTCGCTTTTGTCGCTTGTCCGTCTACGCCTGTGGCCCAGCCGGCTCCAGATGCGCCTCCTGCGCGGGGCCAATAGCAATACAGCCAGGTAGAGTAGGCCTGCACACACCGTCATGGTAGGGCCTGGCGGCCAGTTTAGCCGGATAGCCCCGATCAGGCCAATGCAAGCGCTTAGGGCACCGAATAGGGCACTCCAGGCCAGCATGTGGGGTAGGCGGCGGCTAAGCAGTAGGGCCGTGCTGGCAGGTATAACGAGCATGGCTACTACCAGGATAACCCCCACACTCTGCAGGGCCGCCACTACACTGAAGCTGAGCAGCAGCATCATATAGTAGTGCACCCAGCCTGTGCGGATGCCCTGGGTGCGCGCCACCACCCGGCTAAAGGTAACGGCAAAGAAGTAGCGGTAGAAGACCAGCAGGCTAAGAGCTACGTAGACCGCTATGAGGCCCGTGAGCCAGAGATCTTGCCTGCTTACCCCCAGCACATTGCCAAAGAGAAAGTCCTTCATATCGATGTGAACCCCCTGCTGCTGGGTGAGCCAGGAGATGCCGATGATGCCGAGGGCAAACATGAAGCTGAAGACGATGCCAATGCTGGCATCATTGCGTGCTGCTGCGTGGCGCTGTAGCAGGGTGATGAGTATGGCGCTGACCATACCGGCCACCACCGAGCCGGCAAAGAGGGCAAATAGGCTGTGCCCCACCACCACATAGCCTGCCACCACCCCCGGCAGGATGCTATGGCTCAGCGCATCGCCTATCAGGCTCATGTTTTGCAGCACAATCAGGCAGCCCAGCAGTCCACAGCTGATGCCTACCAGCAGGCTGGCTAGTAGGGCCCGCTGCTCATAGCCCTCGGTTAGCAGGTTCCAGTCCGGGTTCATGGTTTATTCTTCCTGGATTATTGGGGCGGAAATGCCGCTGCCCCCGAAGGTGTGCAGCAGGTTTTCAGTTGTCAGCATGTCGGCTGCGGTGCCCTGTGCCACCACACGCTGGTTGAAGAGCACCAGTTCGTCGAAGTACGTGGCCGCCTTGGCCAGGTCGTGGTGCACAATCAGGATGAGCTTGCCCTGCCGGGCTAGCTGCCGCAGGAGCTCCAGCATTTTCTGCTCGGTGGCGGCATCCACCCCCACAAAGGGCTCGTCTAGCAGATATACCGCTGCATCCTGGCACAGGGCACGGGCAATGAAG
This region of Bacteroidota bacterium genomic DNA includes:
- a CDS encoding metal ABC transporter permease, with the translated sequence MNPDWNLLTEGYEQRALLASLLVGISCGLLGCLIVLQNMSLIGDALSHSILPGVVAGYVVVGHSLFALFAGSVVAGMVSAILITLLQRHAAARNDASIGIVFSFMFALGIIGISWLTQQQGVHIDMKDFLFGNVLGVSRQDLWLTGLIAVYVALSLLVFYRYFFAVTFSRVVARTQGIRTGWVHYYMMLLLSFSVVAALQSVGVILVVAMLVIPASTALLLSRRLPHMLAWSALFGALSACIGLIGAIRLNWPPGPTMTVCAGLLYLAVLLLAPRRRRIWSRLGHRRRRTSDKSDKAIHDTHP
- the rfbA gene encoding glucose-1-phosphate thymidylyltransferase RfbA, producing the protein MTKGIILAGGSGTRLHPLTLVMSKQLMPVYDKPMIYYPLSTLMLAGIREVLIISTPQDLPSFEKLLGDGSHLGMRLSYAAQPEPKGLAQAFTIGANFIGDSDVCLILGDNIFYGQGMHSLLESCRQPRGGIVFAYHVHDPERYGVVEFDAAGTAISIEEKPLQPKSNYAVPGLYFYDNRVKDYAANLKPSARGELEITDINRIYLEQGELAVRKMHRGTAWLDTGTHASLMQAGQFVQIIEERQDLKIGCIEEVAYRMGFISADKLEELAKPLMKSGYGQYLMQVLRLPN